One part of the Streptomyces ferrugineus genome encodes these proteins:
- a CDS encoding DNA-directed RNA polymerase subunit alpha gives MLIAQRPSLTEEVVDEFRSRFVIEPLEPGFGYTLGNSLRRTLLSSIPGAAVTSIRIDGVLHEFTTVPGVKEDVTDLILNIKQLVVSSEHDEPVVMYLRKQGPGLVTAADIAPPAGVEVHNPDLVLATLNGKGKLEMELTVERGRGYVSAVQNKQVGQEIGRIPVDSIYSPVLKVTYKVEATRVEQRTDFDKLIVDVETKQAMRPRDAMASAGKTLVELFGLARELNIDAEGIDMGPSPTDAALAADLALPIEELELTVRSYNCLKREGIHSVGELVARSEADLLDIRNFGAKSIDEVKAKLAGMGLALKDSPPGFDPTAAADAFGADDDADAGFVETEQY, from the coding sequence ATGCTGATTGCTCAGCGTCCCTCGTTGACCGAAGAGGTCGTCGACGAGTTCCGGTCCCGGTTCGTGATCGAGCCGCTGGAGCCGGGCTTCGGCTACACCCTCGGCAACTCCCTTCGCCGGACCCTCCTGTCCTCGATCCCGGGTGCGGCGGTCACGTCCATCCGTATCGACGGCGTGCTGCACGAGTTCACCACCGTGCCGGGCGTCAAGGAGGACGTCACCGACCTGATCCTCAACATCAAGCAGCTGGTCGTCTCCTCGGAGCACGACGAGCCGGTCGTGATGTACCTGCGCAAGCAGGGTCCGGGTCTGGTCACCGCCGCCGACATCGCGCCGCCGGCCGGTGTCGAGGTGCACAATCCCGACCTGGTCCTGGCCACGCTCAACGGCAAGGGCAAGCTGGAGATGGAGCTGACGGTCGAGCGTGGCCGCGGTTATGTCTCGGCGGTGCAGAACAAGCAGGTGGGTCAGGAGATCGGCCGTATTCCGGTCGACTCGATCTACTCGCCGGTTCTGAAGGTCACGTACAAGGTCGAGGCCACGCGTGTCGAGCAGCGCACCGACTTCGACAAGCTGATCGTCGATGTCGAGACCAAGCAGGCGATGCGTCCGCGTGACGCCATGGCGTCGGCGGGCAAGACGCTGGTCGAGCTGTTCGGTCTGGCCCGTGAGCTGAACATCGACGCCGAGGGCATCGACATGGGCCCGTCCCCGACGGACGCCGCCCTTGCCGCCGACCTGGCGCTGCCGATCGAGGAGCTGGAGCTCACGGTCCGCTCCTACAACTGCCTCAAGCGTGAGGGCATCCACTCCGTGGGTGAACTCGTCGCTCGCTCCGAGGCCGACCTGCTGGACATCCGCAACTTCGGTGCGAAGTCCATCGACGAGGTCAAGGCGAAGCTGGCCGGCATGGGCCTGGCCCTGAAGGACAGCCCGCCCGGATTCGACCCCACGGCCGCCGCCGACGCCTTCGGCGCCGACGACGACGCGGACGCGGGTTTCGTGGAGACCGAGCAGTACTGA